The following proteins come from a genomic window of Panicum hallii strain FIL2 chromosome 8, PHallii_v3.1, whole genome shotgun sequence:
- the LOC112903529 gene encoding uncharacterized protein LOC112903529, translating into MSQENGDGEVAGVVNSHGVQEHDHGTTRGGRAGAGAGTEEDEERGGGQEPFYQCLDQEKPSGMVHLDDARAEFLSDDEDGGGDSDDVRCSFATAVGDGDRLLEEQAELDLEWEEEEDTSRYDYGMWMSTEPASIQERRRRLLQGMGLASSRDLLRSRNARARLPPDIPRCAARRHHQQPPAAAGDAPSATIQAPAVAAAPLPPSPEIVTRQPSAVLNRSRSDTRLAVRGGGAARKPPSFRRVYSLPHSLQAPPANKDPGNCPLPSAAPKDDGIGKAGDTGGGGLMTKAQDSRKEFTVNAQINVAQRGVPLSMDEFERFIGSTPFVKQLVRRSHSQPVPAGAVAKGGEKPPEKKRTRWLRNIKLVASAAGLRSEKDKDGDGGSRSARAVPAATMSKSASANAAVSSATGPERLKVHQCGTSSKELTGLYMRQEVRAHEGSIWSIKFSPDGRFLASGGEDHVVRVWEVVDADGASSAVAQELSPASLPPQPPPDSADAGRSPAPGLAAQLSRRMRRGRSSKDVLPEHVVVPESVFALAEQPACAFEGHLDDVLDLSWSKSQQLLSSSMDKTVRLWDMDTKTCLKMFPHNDYVTCVQFNPVDDGYFISGSLDCKVRIWSVPDRHVVDWSDLNDMVTAGCYTPDGQAAIIGSHKGCCRFYKTTDCKLNQEAQIDMSISKKRRSQAKKITGFQFAPGNPSEILVTSADSQIRVFNGITVLQKFKGFKNTSSQISASYTADGRYVVCASEDSHVYVWRRVPAGGSGGAGGAGGGIGVRAKTWLTSRSYEYFFCRDVSVAVPWPGSPSLRCDAPSRGGGRSDTPKKQVDDDVGIAGAPRRPKSGPMGYPGAHLLPQLSRRESSARWHGGAEGGNAWGMVVVTASRGGEIRVYQNFGMPVANLFH; encoded by the exons ATGAGCCAAGAGAACGGCGACGGGGAGGTTGCCGGCGTCGTCAACAGCCATGGTGTCCAGGAACACGACCATGGCACGACCAGAGGTGGCAGGGCTGGCGCCGGTGCCGGCACGGAGGAAGACGAAGAGCGCGGTGGTGGCCAGGAGCCTTTCTACCAGTGCCTTGACCAGGAGAAGCCCTCCGGCATGGTGCATCTGGACGACGCCAGGGCCGAGTTCCTCTCCGACGAcgaggatggcggcggcgacagTGACGACGTCCGTTGCTCCTTCGCCACCGCTGTTGGTGACGGTGACCGCCTCCTTGAGGAGCAGGCTGAGCTGGACCTGGaatgggaggaggaggaggacacgTCCAGATATGACTACGGCATGTGGATGTCGACCGAGCCTGCGTCTATccaggagcgccgccgccggctgctcCAGGGGATGGGGCTAGCCAGCAGCAGGGACCTCCTCCGCAGCCGCAACGCGAGGGCGAGGCTTCCGCCTGACATCCCCCgctgcgcggcgcggcggcaccACCAGCAgcctcccgccgccgcgggcgacGCGCCGAGTGCAACGATCcaggcgccggcggtggcggccgcgCCGCTGCCTCCTTCTCCCGAGATCGTGACGCGCCAGCCCAGCGCCGTCCTGAACAGGTCCCGGTCCGACACCCGCCTCGccgtccgcggcggcggcgcagcgaggAAGCCGCCGTCGTTCCGGCGCGTGTACTCGCTGCCGCACTCGCTGCAGGCCCCGCCTGCGAACAAGGATCCCGGCAATTGTCCGTTGCCGTCAGCGGCGCCGAAGGACGACGGGATCGGCAAGGCCGGCgacacgggcggcggcggcctcatGACCAAGGCCCAGGACTCCCGCAAGGAGTTCACAGTGAACGCCCAGATCAACGTCGCCCAGCGCGGCGTGCCGCTGAGCATGGACGAGTTCGAGCGGTTCATCGGCTCCACGCCGTTCGTGAAGCAGCTCGTGCGCCGCAGCCATAGCCAGCCGGTGCCGGCCGGGGCGGTGGCCAAGGGCGGCGAGAAGCCGCCCGAGAAGAAGAGAACACGTTGGCTCAGGAACATCAAGCtcgtcgcctccgccgccgggcTCAGGAGCGAGAAGGAcaaggacggcgacggcggcagcaggtcGGCGCGggcggtcccggcggcgacCATGTCCAAGTCGGCGTCGGCCAACGCCGCCGTGTCGTCGGCCACGGGGCCCGAGCGGCTCAAGGTGCACCAATGCGGCACGTCCAGCAAGGAGCTCACCGGGCTGTACATGAGGCAGGAGGTGCGAGCGCACGAGGGCTCGATCTGGAGCATCAAGTTCAGCCCCGACGGCCGGTTCCTCGCCAGCGGCGGCGAGGACCACGTGGTGCGCGTCTGGGAGGTCGTGGACGCGGACGGCGCCTCGTCCGCCGTGGCGCAGGAGCTCTCGCCGGCGTCCCTACCTCCGCAGCCTCCGCCAGATTCCGCGGACGCCGGCAGGTCGCCGGCGCCGGGACTGGCGGCGCAGCTgtccaggaggatgaggagggggaggagcagcAAAGACGTGCTCCCGGAGCACGTCGTCGTGCCGGAGTCCGTGTTCGCGCTCGCCGAGCAGCCGGCGTGCGCCTTCGAGGGCCACCTGGACGACGTGCTCGACCTCTCGTGGTCCAAGTCCCAG CAGCTGCTGTCGTCGTCCATGGACAAGACGGTGCGGCTCTGGGACATGGACACCAAGACGTGCTTGAAGATGTTCCCGCACAATGACTACG TTACCTGCGTCCAGTTCAACCCGGTGGACGACGGCTACTTCATCAGCGGCTCGCTGGACTGCAAGGTGCGCATCTGGAGCGTGCCGGACCGGCATGTCGTCGATTGGAGCGACCTCAACGACATGGTCACCGCGGGGTGCTACACGCCGGACGGCCAG GCTGCAATTATCGGGTCGCACAAGGGTTGCTGCCGATTCTACAAGACGacag ATTGCAAGCTCAACCAGGAGGCACAAATCGACATGAGCATATCGAAGAAGCGCCGGTCGCAGGCGAAGAAGATCACAGGATTCCAG TTTGCGCCGGGGAACCCGTCGGAGATACTGGTCACGTCGGCGGACTCGCAGATCCGGGTGTTCAACGGCATCACCGTCCTCCAAAAGTTCAAAG GGTTCAAGAACACCAGCAGCCAGATCTCCGCGTCCTACACCGCGGACGGCCGCTACGTCGTCTGCGCCAGCGAGGACTCGCACGTCTACGTGTGGCGCCGGGTCCCAGccggcggctccggcggcgccggcggcgcggggggcggcatCGGCGTCAGGGCCAAGACCTGGCTCACCAGCCGGTCCTACGAGTACTTCTTCTGCCGGGACGTGTCCGTGGCCGTGCCCTGGCCCGGGTCGCCGTCCCTGCGGTGCGACGCGCCGTCccggggcggcggcaggagcgACACGCCCAAGAAGCAGGTGGACGACGACGTCGGCATCGCCGGCGCGCCGCGTCGGCCCAAGTCCGGGCCGATGGGGTACCCCGGCGCGCACCTGCTGCCTCAGCTGTCTCGCCGCGAGTCGTCCGCGCGGTggcacggcggcgcggagggcggcAACGCTTGGGGGATGGTGGTGGTGACGGCGAGCCGCGGCGGGGAGATCAGGGTGTACCAGAACTTCGGGATGCCCGTCGCCAACCTCTTCCACTAG